The window TAGATCAAAAATCAAATCTACTTTGAGTAAataattttacacacacacacacagagagagacagggagggaggggggagtaTGCGTGTTGGGGGGCTGATATCAGATTTGATGggtctaggatccatccccgtcggtgggcccattgggctgccatttcctgtcccagccagtgtactacgactggtgtatcaaaggtcgtggtatatgctatcatgtctgtgaaatggtgcatatgaaagatcctctGCCACcagttgaaaaatgtagcaggtttcttttctatgactgtgtcaaaattaccaaatatttgacatccaatagccgatgattaataaatcaatgtgctctagtggtgtcgttacacaaaacaaactttaattttacacAGGGAGTACATACCACATCGACCGTTGATGCGCCAGtcatggaacactggttgggcATGGAAATAACATCGGGGCCAACAGATCATGAGGCCTATTGCACaggtgagcgttttaccactgagcttaTGATAAGTTCGTGGCCTAAGCTAGAAAGAGATGTGGTATACAATTTTGAATGATAGTGTCTGTAGTTCAACTTGTTGAGCGAGTACACAGAAAGTTTGAAGTGATTatcttttattgtttttctcTTACACATAATCAAACATTGACACTCAGCAGTTCCTGAGAATTAAATCGTGAAAATGTGGGGGAAAAATTAGCCATCGTGCATTCATTCGTTACCTCAGTCTCAAGTGCTTAACACCCGGAGGTCCAAGATGCGACCTCCTATAGGGAAGGGATCCGTATGCTCCATGACCACCGGACTAAGTGTGCTAATGTACAAGGGgattatgtagaaaaataactaactactactaccttAAGCCACAGACGTATCAATCACTCCTAGCACACCCAGCCCCAGAGTTATAAATTAGATTAGGACATTAATGTTGGGCGTGAGGATACACAAATGTGCCCATGACATTACCAATGTTCTCATTGTAGAAATACAAGTCTCGGTTATCCACACCACCACAGTCTCGACTTCTGTGAGACTCGGTAGTGTGGGGCACATTAAGCACACTATCAATCACTATTTGTGGATGCTTAAACTCTGGAACAGTCGGCGAAGGGTATCCATCAAGCACATTTTTACCATCTGTCACACTATTCACGCTGTTTGTATAAATTGTCAAACTACTTGTGTTTCTCTTTGAATCAGTCTCTATGACACAGAGGGCTTTTGTCTGTTCTCCATTGTTTACATTAACCAGAATATCATCAGGATTTTCGTGAAACACGACCGCAGCGCTGGTTGTCGAAAGCGTATTCTGTTTATCCTTGCTGTGTGTTTTCTGGTGACTCCTCAAGCCCTCAAGCCTGACGAACGACTTGGAGCACACGACACATGTGTGAGGTCGTTCTCCAGAGTGGATTCTCTTGTGGCGCCGGAAGGTGTTGACGATCGCGAAGCTCAAACCACAAACCTCACAAACGTACGGCTTCTCCCCAGTGTGGATTCTGCGGTGGTCTGCCAGCTTGCCAGATGAAACAAAACCTTTGTCACACAAGTCACAGCGGTACGGTCGCTCCCCGGTGTGAGTACGCCGGTGAGTCTTTAGCGAGCTGGGTCTGGAGAACTTCTCCCCGCAGATGTCGCACATGTATGGCCGGTCTCCAGTGTGGATTTTCTGGTGAGAGTCGCGGTTTCCCGACGACGTGAAGCCCTTCTTGCACACGACGCACAGATAAGGCTTGTCTCCCGTATGGATGCGCATGTGCGTGACGTAGTTGCCCGACTGAGTGAAGCGTTTGCCGCACTCCTCGCATTCGTATGGTCTCTCGTGGGTGTGGACGCGCGAATGCATCTTGAGGTTCTGCTGGTCGGTGAACTCTTTGCCGCACACCTGACACTTGATCACGTGCTGTGGATTCTGTCTGATGTGCTCGTCCAACGAGACACGGTTCACAAAGACAGTCTTACAAACAGCACACTTCATGCCAGTCTTTACagtgctgctactgctgctgctgatcATCATCATCCTACTGTCAAGCTTCACAGTGACATCACTTCCAGCATCTGGTTTCATAACATCTGTGTCTGTGGATAGAACACAATCACCACTTAACTCAGCACAGACTTTCACAAAAACATTGCTGCCAGCATCAAGTTTACCAACATCTGCATTTGTGGAAACAGCTGTATTACAACTCATGCCATTATCAGCTTTGACAGAAACATCATTTGGAATGTCAGGCATTCCATCTGTTGTTGTAGATAAAACTGAACCACAAgtattcattttaaacaatatccTTTCGTCTtgagtaacttgtttaacgggTCCCTTCTCTGTTGTTAATAGTTTACTCATATTCACAAGACTACTACAACTATCCTCTTGGCACAATAGTgaatttttcaaatatttaccCAAAGATGAATGGTAACAATCTGTGCTAATGGACTTGTTAAACTTTAATCCATTGAAATCACCACGCTGTGCTGAGTTGCAATTCTCTTCTGAGTGACTATCTACACAAAATGGATGGCTTGACACTCTACAGCATTGAGTAGAGTCCACAGCAGAGAGAGATGAACTTTCCTGTATTCCACTAGATCTCAACAAGTTAGAATTTTTTCTGTGCAAGTCCTCAACATTCTCAGTTCCTGTAACTGCTCGCTCACCACCATTAGCTCTTCTTGTTTTAGAGGGACTACTTGGTTTAACACTACCTGCATTAACATGCTTTGTTTTAATCAGCTTATCTGTTATACTAggagaaattttttttaaaaggttcgAACTAAACAGCTTCTCTGACGCCCTTCTAGAAACCATACTCTCAACATGGCTGGTTCCTTCATGACTAAACACCTTATAGTTCTCTGCTAGACTGTTTTTTCTACAAGCATCCATTGTATTATTATCAACTACATTGTTTTTTCTACTCGAACCCAGGGCATTATTCTCGGCTAGACTGGTTCTTCTACAAGCATCCATTGTATTATTATCAACTACACAGTTTTTTCTACTCGAGTCCAGGGCATTATTCTCGGCTAGACTGGTTCTTCTACAAGCATCCATTGTATTATTATCAACTACACAGTTTTTTCTACTCGAGTCCAGGGCATTATTCTCGGCTAGACTGGTTCTTCTAGTCTTAGTACAAACTAGTGTACTATTTTTCGCACAATCAGAAATGTCCCACTCTCTCTTTGAAATTGTTTTCTCTACAAAATCATTCAACAGTGCTGGATCATTTTCACATTCCTTGTGCGATTCACTAGAAGAAACCTTCTTCCCAAACAATGGTGTGCTCTTCTGTTTACCACCTCTAAGACCACCTGCTTGATCAAAGCCATAGTTATGATCATCATTCATAAACTGCTCATGATCTATATCGCCACACTGTCCATCTCCATCCGAATCACTGAAAGGTGTATCATCCATAGCAAGATACTGTTTATCATTTGTATCAATAAGCTGCTTGTTATTCACGCCAACATACTGTTTATCATTCATACTATCATACTGCTTATCAGACATATTATCATATGGTTTCCGAAATTTATTGTTTGTACAATAATCAACTTCTTCACAGACATACTGTTTACTGCCATCCTGTCCAGTGGTCACTTTTGTCCTGTAACAACCTGTGATTTCGATCTTGGCATCATTACTACAGTAGCTCGTTTTAGGAGAAACTACCATGTGTGTCTCACTTCCATGGTGATCTTCCTGCTGGGAAATAGCCATATGACACATATGAAACTCTCTTGTGACCACACTGCCATTCCTAGAAGTGTTATCGTTCATAGGACTGTTACAAGTATTAGAACCATTATCACTGTCAGGAGTGTGTCCATTACTATAACTGATATTAACAGGATTTTTACCACAGTTGTATTTGATACCGTCGCAATAGATGTTATTTCCAGAACTGTTGCAATTGCTAATGCTGGACCCATCATTAATAGAATTCAAGATGCAGTGAGCACCACTAGTTGGTGTGTGGGAATACTTTATACTCATGGCATCCAAACTACCAGTCTGAACAGACTTAACACCAGGACAGCAGGTGCACATGTTAGCTAGTGCTTCTGATTTACCTTCCTCTGGATGATCTGAATCACCTGTTCTTGGAAGTTCTGGGTTACCTGATCCTGGAGGCTCTGATTCACCAGGCCCTGGAGGTTTCGATTTACACTCTTTGATACATGCTGCATCACTATCACTTGAAACGGACATTGTAAAAATACTGTTTTTCACCTCTGGAAATACAATCAAGGCTTGGTTATCGTAATACTTGTTGTCAGTTTGACTTCCACCTGAATGAACGCCAGCAATGCTTCGATCCTGAGATTGCTGCAAAGACTCTGCACTGAAACAGACTGTTCCAGCACGAGGAAGATGATTCACTGCTAACACATCTTGTGATGCCTCTATAACTGGTGAGACAGGAGTGAAAGAATACTTTGGAAGACCGACAGACTCTGGGGTCAAGAATGCTGAGGTAAGATTTTGTGGAAGACACACTGACCCCAATGGTTCTAAAGGTCTCAATGAGGACTGAAAACCTGTGCTAATATTTCTTGAGTTAGAATCACATTCAATGTCTGTATTTGGTATGTCATAAATATATCCATGACAACTGCTGTCATTTTCAGTCGCAGTGCTCTGAAAATCACAGTGGTCATCACTTTCTGTAGCATTAGGTGTATGTGTTGTACTGGGAACATGAAATGAATGACTGGCAGATCTTGCTTCAGTTTTTTCCACCTTTTGCTTGGAGACAACCTGCAAACCAGAAGGCACGTTCTGATCTTCCACAGGACAACCTAATCCTGAACTCATCTTAACAAAAGTATAAGAAAGAGTTTTGTGTGGGACACTGGCAGTAATGAGTCTGTCATACTTGTCAACCAACTCTTCTGAATCACAACCTGCAAGCATTTTAGAGTTGCCATATGGACAGGCATCATACCGTCTACTCTTGTCACAGTCATGTGTGTCATACATCATTGGCATTAATTGTTTTGATGAATAACTATATAATGTACCATCTTCAAGAACGTTAGCAGGTTCCCTATAACCTGTATTATCCGCTACATCAACAGGCTGTCTGTACATTGTAGCATCTACACCAGAATGTTTCCTGCATAATGAACTGTCTATTCCACCAAAGGATTCCCTATATTCCGTGCGATCAGTGGACTCCCTATACACAGCTCTATCAGTACTGTTTCTGTACACTGAACTGTTAGTAGATTCCCTGCATTCAATGGGTTCCCTATACACTGTACTATCAACTGATTCCCTATATACTGTACTATCAGCGGTGTTCCTATACACTGTACAATTAGTAGGTTCTCTATAAACTGTGCCATTACTATGTTCTCTATACACTGTACCATCAGTGGGCTCCCTAAACAGTGTACCATCGTTTATTGTACTATCTATTTCAATAGGCTccttatacattatattatctCCTACTTCAAAAGAAACTGGTTCGTTTTGACCTGTTTCTTCTCTTAAATGATGTGCTTTCATAGAATTATGCCTCGTCCAGTCACCGATCTTAGTGACTCTGTAATAATCCCGAGACATCGGGAGTGTCTGCATTGGAACTGAACAAGTATCTGAAGCTTTAGGTGATGACTCTTGGGTGGAATGGATCAGTACTGTATGATTTGGAATTTCGTCTGAAGCATTACATGATGACTTCTGGGTGGTGTATAGGAGTAGTGTATCATTTGGAATTTTGTCCAAAGTATTACGTGACGACGTCTGACCGGTGTGTGTCTTCAGATGACTGCGCAGTCCCTCACGTCTGTAGAACCGCTTGCCACAGTGAATGCACGCATGTGGTTTCTGTCCTGTGTGGATCCTCTTGTGTCGCCTGAACGTGTTCACGATCGCGAAGCGTAAGCCGCAGATTTCACACGAGTAAGGCTTCTCCCCGCTGTGTGTTCTCTTGTGATCAACCAGCTTGCCTGACGACACAAACGCTTTGTCGCACTGGTCACACTGGTACGGACGTTCACCCATGTGCAGGTTTCGATGCATCTTCAAGGAATTAGGTCTAGCGAACGAAAGGCCACAAATGTCACACATGAATGGTTTTTCTCCAGTGTGAATGCGGCGGTGTGAGTCTCGGTTTCCAGAACACGTGAACGTCTTGTGGCAGAGATCACAGCTGAAAGGTTTCTCTCCAGAGTGGGTTCTCAGATGCGTGGAGTAGTTACCGAACTGCGAGAAAGACTTGTTACAGACCTGACACGTGTAGGGTTTATCTCCGGTATGAACGCGCATGTGCACAGACAGATACTGCGCTTCCTTGAATGATTTTCCACACATGTGGCAATGGATCGGACTCTTCACATGACTCTTTAAATGCATCTCATAGTTAATAGATTTTGTAAACATCTTGTCACAGTGCTTACATTTCAACTGTTTATCACAACCAGAGCTAATCTCAGATTTACATTTTGCTCCCTCATCACACCCAGAGGTAATGTTAGTTTCACAGTCAGAAACCTTACTACGACCAGGGTTAAAGATGGTTTCACATTTTGATTGTCTATCAAAATCAACATTTGTGTTGGTTTCACATTTAAACTTTTTAGTACAACCAGAGTCAGTTTCACATTTTAGCTTTTTATCACAAGTGACATCTGTGCCCATTTCACATTTCAACTTCTTGTCACAATCAGCCTTCgtatttgtttctttctccAAGCAATGTACTTCAAGATGTTTCACAAAGTCACTTTTAATAGCAAACTGCTTCTCACAGGCTTCACATTGGTAAAGTGTAGTTCCTTTTTGAACCTTCAAGCACATATTGAGGTTACTGGATTGAAAGAATCTTTTCCCGTACTCGCTACAGACAAATGTTCTTGATTTGCACTGTTTCAAGGATATCCCTCGCTGGGACACCTTGGCCTGTGCAATGTTGTGACACCGGGAGTGGATTTTAAGCCCTGCAGATGTGGCAAACTgcttcccacaaacaggacaccCATAAGGAAGATCCTTCTCACAGACACGCTCCTGTTTTCTCAACTGCATCTTGTGTGTGATCTTCTGGACTTGGGTGTTCAGTCAATGATTTGAAGAACAGCACAGTGAGGAGCAACACAGTTTGATATCTTCACCTGATGCTCATACAGTTCATTATATGTTCTCGCAGAATCACAACCAGCCCATTTCTCTTTTGATGAAGTCTTACTTTCTCACAAAATTCACTTCACAAGTAATCATGCTGCAGCTGTACACACCATTTGGCCATAAGCTTGAAGTTTTAGTAATCGCAACCAGAATAATATCTTAAGATAACTGTTTAAATATGAACTTTTGAGGTAAAATATTTAACTGACAATGGAATTTCTCCATAGTTTGCAACTATGTAAAGCTAGGGTAAAAGCTTCAATGGACAATATTGTTGACACTGCTCGACAGTCTATGGCCAAGTACAGTCTATGACTAAGTACAGTCTATGGCTAAGTACATTCTATGACTAAGTGCACATGAGGTACAACATTCAAATGactatagtattcatataatgATATTGCTCTTCATTCAATTGTAATGTGCTGTCCATCTTTGTGATGATTTTCTACTTGGCTGAAAGATTAAACTGACATTTACTTGACAGCAAGTGCTTTTTTACTTTCTTCCTCAATGTGTCATGActgaaattgtaaataaatatacatgttagaCATCTGTTTCAGTTTTCTTTGTGAAGTTGATGACTACAGTAAAACTGAGTGAACAGAACAAATCAGATATCTTCTTATGGAAGCAGGACACACTTTCAGTAACCATGATACTGATAGGACACACAGGATTAAACAATACCATGGAGGATTCAATTGAGCCCGAGCAGTAATCAAATACACTGTATTCATTACATCAATTAAAATGTCTGTCAACAGACTGGACATTCTACCAAAGAGATCATGTGGATGTGTCTGCTTCTTAGGCATCACTGTCAATTATTCTGCTAGTTACATCATGTAGGCGTGTGTGCTCCTTCGGCATCACTGTCCATTACTGTGTCAAAGCAATGAGTACACCAATCTAGTCTTTTTTCATCAGTTAAACCATGTAGGCGTGTCTGCTCCTTTAGTACCATTGTCAATCATTCTATCAGTTAGATCATGTAGGTGTGTCTGTTCCTTTGGTATCACTGTCAATCATTCTGCTAGTTACATCATGTAGGCGTGTCTGCTCCTTTAGTACCATTGTCAATCATTCTATCAGTTAGATCATGTAGGTGTGTCTGTTCCTTTGGTATCACTGTCAATCATTCTCCTAGTTACATCATGTAGGCGTGTCTGCTGCTTTGGTATCACTGTCAATCATTCTATCAGTTAGATCATGTAGGCATGTCTGCTTCTTTGGTATCACTGTCAATCACTGTTTCAAAGCATTGTGTACACCAATCAAGTCTTTTTTCACCTTTCATCTTTATCTTACAGGTTTCCGTTCACATGGTTTCAGGTCAGAGGTCACTGTACTTTTTCCAACCTTTTCTACTGATTTTTTTCGAGAACCCAGACAACTGCAAGAAGAAATGGTAataattaatagtaaaaatcgaaatttgtttttgttcaacaacaccactggagcacattgattaattaacattaactaatggatttcaacacttggtaattcagaggaaacccacttcattttCTATCAACagcaatgggtcttttatatgcacttttctacaaacaggacagaacataccatggcctttaatatacctgtCATGGAATGTGAAAAAACAACCCTACAGGTCTGTGGAGGTTTGCTCCTATGACCAAATCTCCTCAGGTGAGCTCTGTACTGTTTAGGGCCGAGACAGCCCAgggggtaaagcgctcactcgatgcgaggtccgtctgggatcaatccccatcggtgggcccattgggctatttctcgttccagccagtgcaccacgactggtatatcaaaggccatggtatgtactaccctttctcgttccagccagtgcaccacaactggtatatcaaaggacatggtatgtactaccctttctcattccagccagtgcaccacgactggtatatcaaaggccgtggtatgtactaccctgtctgtgggatggtgcatataaaagattccttgctgcttatcgaaaaagagtagcccatgaagtggcgacaacgggtttcctctctcgatatctgtgtggtccgtaaccatatgtctgatgccatataaccataaataaaatgtgttgagtgcgttattaaataaaccattttcgaTTTTCTGTACTGTCAGCTAAATCGACCTCCTAATGCACAGTGGTGGTAGTACTCTTGACGGGTGCCACCCATGGGGCAGGACATGCTCATCTTTCATGAACACCtcatatcatcactgttatgacagttaattcacgagtgcatgtcatcacagctgtacttatttcAATGATCTCTGTCCAGTGCTacttttgatttagtaaactagtatgggagtggcagtcctctttatggtAGTGCatatcatttcaacttattttcatgattatatccaattaaagtccaagcacgctgtcctggacacgtacatcagctatctgggctgtctgtccagcacagtgggttagttgttagtggttagtgagagaggaaggggtgtagtggtcttacacctacctattgagtcgttaaaatttactctgggtggaagccggtaccgggctgcgaacccagtatgtCCGATGCcttaaacacgacaccaccaaggccggtggcAGTGCAAGAAGCAGTGGCTGTTCTGTTATTTTATCAAATGCATATTCAACTGGaatgtgcagagatacagcccTGATCACGCATTACGGCTTGTCGTTCAGATTCCTGTTACCGGTAATCAAGTTTATTAAGCACTGCTTActtttaccattttattacagggctcaaacttcagaatttgtctcccacggcaatgtttgaaataattgccatggtgaaacagtccaccgatggcaattttgagcctgcctatggcaaaaaaaaaattcaagtgacatttgcagcaaatgaagttgactgaaaggctatcttgttatatgtagacatcttttaaatgtgcaaatattaaatattggcagataatgtaaaccaggtgtatacatttcgccattgttgaGAAGCTTTATcgatggcacaaaagtgccatcggtgatgctctctacctacgtcaatttatatctcaatgacggcaACTGCCGTCGGTGCCGCCGTTAAATTCAAGCCCTGTTATCAGTCAGTAGAGTACATATTTCATGGTTGAGTGAATAAAACTATTATAGGAGCTCACATGTCTTCAGCACAGAAATGTTaagctatagggtgtataccaccaaatcaaattccatagacaacaatagtaacatatatgtggctaaaactcctacctgcagtgtatcaatcaacatatacaccgCAGATATAAATACATGGACtaccaaccccccacccc of the Gigantopelta aegis isolate Gae_Host chromosome 12, Gae_host_genome, whole genome shotgun sequence genome contains:
- the LOC121386970 gene encoding uncharacterized protein LOC121386970, producing MQLRKQERVCEKDLPYGCPVCGKQFATSAGLKIHSRCHNIAQAKVSQRGISLKQCKSRTFVCSEYGKRFFQSSNLNMCLKVQKGTTLYQCEACEKQFAIKSDFVKHLEVHCLEKETNTKADCDKKLKCEMGTDVTCDKKLKCETDSGCTKKFKCETNTNVDFDRQSKCETIFNPGRSKVSDCETNITSGCDEGAKCKSEISSGCDKQLKCKHCDKMFTKSINYEMHLKSHVKSPIHCHMCGKSFKEAQYLSVHMRVHTGDKPYTCQVCNKSFSQFGNYSTHLRTHSGEKPFSCDLCHKTFTCSGNRDSHRRIHTGEKPFMCDICGLSFARPNSLKMHRNLHMGERPYQCDQCDKAFVSSGKLVDHKRTHSGEKPYSCEICGLRFAIVNTFRRHKRIHTGQKPHACIHCGKRFYRREGLRSHLKTHTGQTSSRNTLDKIPNDTLLLYTTQKSSCNASDEIPNHTVLIHSTQESSPKASDTCSVPMQTLPMSRDYYRVTKIGDWTRHNSMKAHHLREETGQNEPVSFEVGDNIMYKEPIEIDSTINDGTLFREPTDGTVYREHSNGTVYREPTNCTVYRNTADSTVYRESVDSTVYREPIECRESTNSSVYRNSTDRAVYRESTDRTEYRESFGGIDSSLCRKHSGVDATMYRQPVDVADNTGYREPANVLEDGTLYSYSSKQLMPMMYDTHDCDKSRRYDACPYGNSKMLAGCDSEELVDKYDRLITASVPHKTLSYTFVKMSSGLGCPVEDQNVPSGLQVVSKQKVEKTEARSASHSFHVPSTTHTPNATESDDHCDFQSTATENDSSCHGYIYDIPNTDIECDSNSRNISTGFQSSLRPLEPLGSVCLPQNLTSAFLTPESVGLPKYSFTPVSPVIEASQDVLAVNHLPRAGTVCFSAESLQQSQDRSIAGVHSGGSQTDNKYYDNQALIVFPEVKNSIFTMSVSSDSDAACIKECKSKPPGPGESEPPGSGNPELPRTGDSDHPEEGKSEALANMCTCCPGVKSVQTGSLDAMSIKYSHTPTSGAHCILNSINDGSSISNCNSSGNNIYCDGIKYNCGKNPVNISYSNGHTPDSDNGSNTCNSPMNDNTSRNGSVVTREFHMCHMAISQQEDHHGSETHMVVSPKTSYCSNDAKIEITGCYRTKVTTGQDGSKQYVCEEVDYCTNNKFRKPYDNMSDKQYDSMNDKQYVGVNNKQLIDTNDKQYLAMDDTPFSDSDGDGQCGDIDHEQFMNDDHNYGFDQAGGLRGGKQKSTPLFGKKVSSSESHKECENDPALLNDFVEKTISKREWDISDCAKNSTLVCTKTRRTSLAENNALDSSRKNCVVDNNTMDACRRTSLAENNALDSSRKNCVVDNNTMDACRRTSLAENNALGSSRKNNVVDNNTMDACRKNSLAENYKVFSHEGTSHVESMVSRRASEKLFSSNLLKKISPSITDKLIKTKHVNAGSVKPSSPSKTRRANGGERAVTGTENVEDLHRKNSNLLRSSGIQESSSLSAVDSTQCCRVSSHPFCVDSHSEENCNSAQRGDFNGLKFNKSISTDCYHSSLGKYLKNSLLCQEDSCSSLVNMSKLLTTEKGPVKQVTQDERILFKMNTCGSVLSTTTDGMPDIPNDVSVKADNGMSCNTAVSTNADVGKLDAGSNVFVKVCAELSGDCVLSTDTDVMKPDAGSDVTVKLDSRMMMISSSSSSTVKTGMKCAVCKTVFVNRVSLDEHIRQNPQHVIKCQVCGKEFTDQQNLKMHSRVHTHERPYECEECGKRFTQSGNYVTHMRIHTGDKPYLCVVCKKGFTSSGNRDSHQKIHTGDRPYMCDICGEKFSRPSSLKTHRRTHTGERPYRCDLCDKGFVSSGKLADHRRIHTGEKPYVCEVCGLSFAIVNTFRRHKRIHSGERPHTCVVCSKSFVRLEGLRSHQKTHSKDKQNTLSTTSAAVVFHENPDDILVNVNNGEQTKALCVIETDSKRNTSSLTIYTNSVNSVTDGKNVLDGYPSPTVPEFKHPQIVIDSVLNVPHTTESHRSRDCGGVDNRDLYFYNENIGNVMGTFVYPHAQH